The DNA region GGGCTCCAACGCGCGGGTCTCCTACTCCTTCGGCAACGTCCCCGACGGCGTCCGCGCGTTGTTCAGCGTGGACAGCGAGAGCGGCGAGGTCAGGACTGCGGGGCCACTCGATTTCGAGGAGAGGAGTAAATACAGCTTCGGCCTGGAGGCGAGGGACGGCGGCGGGCTGACGGCGCACTGCGAGGTGCAGCTAGAGGTCACCGATGAGAACGACAACGCGCCCGAAATCACGGTGCTGTCGGTGTCGAGCCCGGTGCCCGAGGACGCGCCGGCCGGCACGGTGGTGGCCCTGCTGAACGTGAACGACGCGGACTCCGGGGAGAACGGTCAGGTGTCGTGCGAGCTGTCGGGCGAGGCGCCGCTGTCGATCGTGGCGTCGTCGGGCGGCTCATACAAGGTGGTGACGGCGAGCGTGCTGGACCGGGAGCAGGCGGCCGAGCACCGGGTGACGGTGGTGGCCAGGGACGGCGGCAGCCCGACGCTGTCCAGCCACACGGCGCTGGTGCTGGAGGTGTCGGACGTGAACGACAACGCGCCGGTGTTCGAGGAGGCCGCCTACAGCGCCTATGTGGCGGAGAACAACGCGGCGGGCGCGCCGGTGCTGCGCGTGCGCGCGCGGGACGCGGACGCGGGCGCCAACGGGCGCGTGAGCTACTGGCTggcgggcggcagcgcgggcGCGGCGCCGTACGTGTCGGTGGaggcgcggagcggcgcggtGTACGCGCAGCGCTCCTTCGACTACGAGCAGTGCCGCGAGTTCGCGGTGGCGGTGCGGGCGCAGGACGGCGGGGCGCCGGCGCGGAGCTCCACGGCGACGGTGCGCGTCTTCGTGCTGGACCGCAACGACAACGCGCCGCGCGTGCTGtggccggcggcgggcgcgggggcggcggcgggcgcggggccgtTCGAGGTGGTGCCGCGCTCGGCCGAAGCCGGGTACCTGGTGGCCAAGGTGGTGGCGGTGGACGCGGACGCGGGGCGCAACGCGTGGCTGTCGTACGAGCTGGTGCAGGCGCCGGAGCCGGCGCTGTTCCGCGTGGGGCTGCACAGCGGCGAGGTGCGCACGGCGCGGGCCGTGTCGGAGAGGGACGCGGCCAAGCAGCGGCTGGTGGCCGTGGTGAAGGACCACGGGCAGCCGGCGCTGTCGGCCACGGCCACGCTGCACGTGGTGCTGGCCGAGAGCTTGCAGGAGGCGCTGCCGGAGCTGAGcgagcgggcggcgggcgccgACGCGCCGGCGGAGCTGCAGTTCTACCTGGTGCTGGCGCTGGCGCTGCTGTCCGCGCTGTTCCTGCTGAGCGTGGCGCTGGCCGTGGTGGCGCGGGTGCGCGgcgccgggccgcccgccgTCCTGCGCTGCCTGGGCGCGCAGCGCTTCTCCGTGGCCGGCGCCGCCTTCCCGGCCGACTTCTGCGAGGGCACCTTGCCCTACTCCTACAACCTGTGCGTGGCGCCGGGCCGCGCCGTCGCCGAGGGCGCTtggctgccgccgccgctgcccagcctgcccgcGGAGGAGCTGCTCGGCGGGGAGCCCTGCGGGAAGCCGAGCCCGAGCAGCAGCGCCGGCGCGGGAGAGCCGCCCGCGGACGCCGACGCACCGCAGGTCGGTAAGCCCGCGCGCTCGCGCTCCTCCCCTCGAGCCTTTCCGAGCCGCCGACCGCTCTTCCCCGGGGCTTCCCGCGGGGGCGGTGCAGGGGCAGCGCTGAGCCGTGTCCCCGCCAGGGAACGGAGGCACGCACGGGCTCTCCGCCTGCCCCTTGATGCTCTTTCCCACAGGAAGGTGCGCGTGGCGCCGTGACCGGGGCAGTTACCCCTGCGCTTGTTCCCCGCCAGTGAGCAGTTTCCTCCTTCCACCAGGTGCCCTCCCATCTTCTGGAGAAGTCTGCAGGAACGGCTGCATTCGGGGGGCAGATAAATTTCATCAGGGCGTGATTTTCCCGAGTTCTGTGCGctattatttctcctttttcctggGTGGTAGTTCCCTCTTCCTTACTGGCCCTGTTCTGTCTCTCTGTCTGAGACAAGTGCAGGGGTAGAACggcaaaaaaaaagggaggggaaaaagtcGCCTCTTGTGTTTCAGAGCCTGTCTTCCCATCCTGAGAACATACCTAAGACTACAATGAGGTACGCAAAACGACAGCGCTTGGGCAGTCGAACGAAGTGCATTTGCACACTTGCACTTCGTCCGCGTGGCTTAGGGTTTGCAGCCGTCCTTGTCTTCTGCCGCTTCCTACAGCATTCGGTGGGAAAGCTGTGTCCCACGGCCGGGAAGATTCACGAACTAGACGAGTGTTTTCCTGCCACGCGTCAAGCTCTTACAGCGTGATTTTTGAGAAGATGAAAGCCGCTGCGCGGTCGTTGAAACCGATTATAGAATTATCAGTATCGAATTATCGAATGTCTTGGATAAATGTGAATGTACATAAGCTATCCTGCGTCTTGCGGGGAGAAATCCCAGAGCCCGTGCAGGTGCCCGAGCAACGCCCCTCgtcaggggctggctgggcgGGGGTGGGGCGCTGAGGTTCTGTGTTGCTGGCCGCCACCCCCTTTAGCCTTTAACCGCCTAATGACCGTCAGCGGTGGCGGAGCGTTTAATCTGGGGCGTGTTCCTGGCGGCTGGGTGAATGAGCCTGATCCCTCTGTCTCCCGGGGGACGCTCTGGACGTCGTGTTTTGTGTTGCAGAgcctgtttgcttttgctgtccTTGTACCGGTCGTTCCAGCGTGACGGCTGCAGAAgccagtggtggtggtgggcaggggtttgtggttttggacTACTGGTCTGAGCGTCGTATTAcgagaaaaattactttttgctgCAACGATCCGCTGCATCCATGGCGGTTAGGCAGTCATCATTGCCGTGCGGAAGCATCAGGCGAGCCGCGGGAGGCGCGCTCTGTCTCCCTGGCCGGGATGGTCTCggggagccaggcaggggcgGGCGGGAGAGAAGGCGACGGCGGAGATCCCCGCTGGACGGGACCCGCTGCCTCCGCGGCGAGTGCCGCGTCCCGGCGAGCTGCCCGTGGGGAGGCCGGGCGGGCCGCGCTCGGCAGCGCTCGGTGCCTGCAGTGCCGGGAGGAGGCTGCGGGCGCCGCTGTTGACCGAGGAGGAGCGAGAGGAAGGCCGGAGCgctgcaggcagccccgccCGCTGCGGCCCGGCTCGCTCGCTCTCTCGCTCGCTGGCTGGCTCGGCGGCCGGGCGGTCTGCGAGCGTCCCCGCGGTGCGGAGCCGCGCTGCAGCCAGGCGGAGGGGATCGGAGCGGCGAGTCGTGCCCGTGCCCGTGTCGGTGTGAGGCGGCGGGGATCTCCCGGCGGTGCCGCAGCAGGGATGTACGCGGCGGGGAGGCGCTGGGGCCGGCGGGAGCGAGCCCTGCTCTGGTGCGTCCTGCTGGCGGCGTGGGAGGCGGCGTGGGGGCAGCTGCGCTACTCGGTGCCCGAGGAGATGCCGAAGGGCTCGTTCGTGGGCGACGTGGCCAAGGACCTGGCGCTGCAGCTGCCCGCGCTCCCCGAACTCGGTGTGAGCCTTGTCTGCGAAGGTAAGGCGCAGTATTTCGCCCTGCACGGGAAGACGGGACATTTGGTGACGGCAGAGAGGATAgacagagagcagctctgcgAGGGTCTGCAGCAATGCGTGCTGCGCTGTGAGGTGATAGTGGACGGGGAAATGAAGGTTTACGGCGTCGACGTGGAGATCACAGACATTAACGACAACGCGCCCCGCTTCcgagaggcagaaaaagaactTCGAATGAGCGAGATGACAGCGCCGGGGTCGCGGTTtcccctggccagggctcacGACCCGGACGCGGGAGCGAATTCGCTGCAGAGCTACGAGCTGAGCGGCGACGAGCACTTCTCGCTGGCCGTGCAGGCGGGCCCCGGTGGGGACCAGCGCCCCGAGCTGGTGCTGGCCAAGGCGCTGGACCGGGAGGAGGCGGAGTTCCACGAGCTGGTGCTGAGGGCGAGCG from Falco biarmicus isolate bFalBia1 chromosome 8, bFalBia1.pri, whole genome shotgun sequence includes:
- the LOC130153427 gene encoding protocadherin gamma-B2-like, yielding MAGRPGPSRRPAAGRALLPAVLLCLCCRAAPERIRYAIPEELGRGSLVGPLARDLGLSPAELPARKLRVASAAKRQLRYFSVSEENGNLYVSERLDREQMCGESPSCAVSFEALVQNPLNVFHVDVAIHDVNDNAPNFSKAALHLDIGEWTLPGARFPLEMARDADVGSNSQLTYQLSSNPSFSLAAKEIPGGKTQPELVLERALDREKQSSFELVLTAVDGGDPAKSGTVQVRVNVTDANDNLPVFSKSVYEARVRENLPPGSPVLRVRATDADAGSNARVSYSFGNVPDGVRALFSVDSESGEVRTAGPLDFEERSKYSFGLEARDGGGLTAHCEVQLEVTDENDNAPEITVLSVSSPVPEDAPAGTVVALLNVNDADSGENGQVSCELSGEAPLSIVASSGGSYKVVTASVLDREQAAEHRVTVVARDGGSPTLSSHTALVLEVSDVNDNAPVFEEAAYSAYVAENNAAGAPVLRVRARDADAGANGRVSYWLAGGSAGAAPYVSVEARSGAVYAQRSFDYEQCREFAVAVRAQDGGAPARSSTATVRVFVLDRNDNAPRVLWPAAGAGAAAGAGPFEVVPRSAEAGYLVAKVVAVDADAGRNAWLSYELVQAPEPALFRVGLHSGEVRTARAVSERDAAKQRLVAVVKDHGQPALSATATLHVVLAESLQEALPELSERAAGADAPAELQFYLVLALALLSALFLLSVALAVVARVRGAGPPAVLRCLGAQRFSVAGAAFPADFCEGTLPYSYNLCVAPGRAVAEGAWLPPPLPSLPAEELLGGEPCGKPSPSSSAGAGEPPADADAPQVGKPARSRSSPRAFPSRRPLFPGASRGGGAGAALSRVPARERRHARALRLPLDALSHRKVRVAP